One genomic region from Jiangella sp. DSM 45060 encodes:
- a CDS encoding sugar phosphate isomerase/epimerase, with protein MAQEHRLSRRRLLTISAGTLAAAAIVPATPALAGPLVSNVPNPLLPPGKRGTILYTQRDATARRGIWNNPAPTMGYLGGPNFPADPDDLGELVPLPGGFREVFQFLANAGFKQVEFAGYGQHAENQGGTVPPLSSGGRLLRENFPAYLDYARTLRGFLDEAGLEAIGNHGFIPNSWPGGPNGGMTADDYDRFQIELEFASIVGMPYMGTGGDPTGSSAKEAWDVAGQKWEALNDLGREWRISIYPHNHADAYGFLQDGPMVEVTVDRVTGNPLPQPQMVRGESGIRKMQYYLDITPSTKCYCEIDIYWAHSAQHRFRWYYDWDGQRRESIFSPIDQIAAQPLRYPLYHAKDGDRRDDQPVGVGEGYRMIPFGDPRSDIDYDAIFRRHRPRGYHNPNYEDDSAPGGAGDPGRSLRHAIISGTNMANMAR; from the coding sequence ATGGCTCAGGAACACAGATTGAGCCGGCGCCGGCTGCTGACGATCAGCGCCGGCACGCTCGCGGCAGCAGCCATCGTGCCGGCCACGCCGGCGCTGGCCGGCCCGCTGGTGAGCAACGTGCCCAACCCCCTGCTGCCCCCGGGCAAGCGCGGCACGATCCTGTACACCCAGCGCGACGCGACCGCGCGGCGCGGCATCTGGAACAACCCGGCCCCGACCATGGGCTACCTCGGCGGCCCGAACTTCCCCGCCGACCCCGACGACCTCGGCGAGCTGGTGCCGCTGCCCGGCGGCTTCCGCGAGGTGTTCCAGTTCCTGGCGAACGCCGGCTTCAAGCAGGTCGAGTTCGCCGGATACGGCCAGCACGCCGAGAACCAGGGCGGCACCGTCCCGCCGCTCTCGTCGGGCGGCCGGCTGCTGCGGGAGAACTTCCCCGCCTACCTCGACTACGCGCGGACGCTGCGCGGCTTCCTCGACGAGGCCGGGCTGGAGGCCATCGGCAACCACGGCTTCATCCCCAACAGCTGGCCGGGCGGGCCGAACGGCGGCATGACCGCCGACGACTACGACCGGTTCCAGATCGAGCTGGAGTTCGCCTCGATCGTCGGCATGCCGTACATGGGCACCGGCGGTGACCCGACCGGCAGCTCGGCCAAGGAGGCCTGGGACGTCGCCGGCCAGAAGTGGGAGGCGCTGAACGACCTCGGCCGCGAATGGCGGATCTCGATCTACCCGCACAACCACGCCGACGCCTACGGCTTCCTGCAGGACGGTCCGATGGTCGAGGTCACGGTCGACCGCGTCACCGGCAATCCGCTGCCGCAGCCGCAGATGGTGCGTGGCGAGTCCGGCATCCGCAAGATGCAGTACTACTTGGACATCACGCCCAGCACGAAGTGCTACTGCGAGATCGACATCTACTGGGCGCACTCGGCGCAGCACCGGTTCCGCTGGTACTACGACTGGGACGGCCAGCGCCGCGAGAGCATCTTCAGCCCGATCGACCAGATCGCCGCCCAGCCGCTGCGCTACCCCCTGTACCACGCCAAGGACGGCGACCGCCGCGACGACCAGCCCGTCGGCGTCGGCGAGGGCTACCGGATGATCCCGTTCGGCGACCCCCGCAGCGACATCGACTACGACGCGATCTTCCGGCGGCACCGCCCGCGCGGCTACCACAACCCCAACTACGAGGACGACTCCGCACCCGGCGGCGCCGGCGACCCGGGCCGGTCGCTGCGGCACGCGATCATCAGCGGCACCAACATGGCGAACATGGCGCGCTGA
- a CDS encoding FadR/GntR family transcriptional regulator encodes MRTHELVLRQVEADLAAGKLRLGDRLPGERAMAGQLGVSRPSVREAIRVLEAMGVVRTAVGSGPDAGAVIVADPGSPLTAALRLHLATSHLPMGDIVQTRVLLESWAVREAAGRATPAQVAAARQLLDAMDEPDLPRERFHLLDAEFHVALASLADNVLVSTIMASLREAIHGYVIAAAPNVPDWTPVATMLRAQHRAVLAAVAEGDGDLAAQLVAEHIEGFYKASRLA; translated from the coding sequence ATGAGGACCCACGAGCTGGTGCTCCGTCAGGTGGAGGCCGATCTCGCGGCCGGAAAGCTGCGGCTGGGCGACCGCCTGCCCGGCGAACGGGCGATGGCCGGCCAGCTCGGCGTCAGCCGGCCGTCGGTCCGCGAGGCGATCCGTGTCCTCGAAGCCATGGGCGTCGTCCGCACCGCTGTCGGCTCCGGGCCCGACGCCGGCGCCGTCATCGTCGCCGACCCCGGCTCGCCGCTGACGGCCGCGCTGCGGCTGCACCTCGCCACCAGCCACCTGCCGATGGGCGACATCGTCCAGACCCGCGTGCTGCTGGAGTCGTGGGCGGTGCGCGAGGCGGCCGGCCGGGCCACCCCGGCGCAGGTCGCGGCGGCGCGGCAGCTGCTCGATGCCATGGACGAGCCCGACCTCCCGCGCGAGCGGTTCCACCTCCTCGACGCCGAGTTCCACGTCGCGCTGGCCAGCCTCGCCGACAACGTTCTGGTGTCGACGATCATGGCGTCGCTGCGCGAGGCGATCCACGGCTACGTCATCGCGGCCGCGCCCAACGTGCCCGACTGGACCCCCGTCGCCACCATGCTCCGCGCCCAGCACCGTGCCGTGCTCGCCGCCGTCGCCGAGGGTGACGGCGACCTCGCCGCCCAACTCGTCGCCGAGCACATCGAGGGCTTCTACAAGGCGTCCCGCCTGGCCTGA
- a CDS encoding alpha-hydroxy acid oxidase, with protein MTDRQLPRWSELKPLLRTKRPTLNPTDRRLENALTIADLRRIARMRTPRSVFDYTDGAAEAEISLRRARSLFANLEFRPSVLHDVSDVDTTTTMLGRPAAQPFSFAPTGFTRMMNHEGESAVARVAERTGIPYSLSTMGTTSIEDVAAAAPRARKWFQLYVWKDRSAGEDLVKRAANAGFEALVLTVDVPVAGARLRDVRNGFTIPPTLTAKTVLDAAVHPAWWMNMLTTKPLQFASLTSWKGTIAELLDMLFDPTMTIDDLAWLRSIWSGPLIVKGVQTVDDARRVVDAGADAIVLSNHGGRQLDRAPVPLRLLPDVAAAVGDRTEIYLDTGITSGADIVAAKALGADACMVGRAYLYGLMAGGERGVARAAEILTTEVRRTMQLLGARTVDELNPGHVRLP; from the coding sequence ATGACCGACCGACAACTCCCCCGCTGGTCCGAACTCAAGCCGCTGCTGCGCACCAAGCGGCCCACGCTCAACCCGACGGACCGCCGGCTGGAGAACGCGCTGACCATCGCCGACCTGCGGCGCATCGCCCGCATGCGCACCCCGCGGTCGGTGTTCGACTACACCGACGGCGCCGCGGAGGCCGAGATCAGCCTGCGCCGGGCCCGGTCGCTGTTCGCGAACCTGGAGTTCCGCCCGTCCGTCCTGCACGACGTGTCCGACGTCGACACCACGACGACGATGCTGGGCCGGCCGGCCGCGCAGCCGTTCTCCTTCGCCCCCACCGGCTTCACCCGGATGATGAACCACGAGGGCGAGAGCGCCGTGGCCCGGGTCGCCGAGCGCACCGGCATCCCGTACTCGCTGTCGACCATGGGCACGACGTCCATCGAGGACGTCGCCGCCGCGGCGCCGCGGGCGCGCAAGTGGTTCCAGCTGTACGTGTGGAAGGACCGCTCGGCCGGCGAGGACCTGGTGAAGCGGGCCGCGAACGCGGGCTTCGAGGCGCTGGTGCTCACCGTCGACGTGCCGGTGGCGGGGGCCCGGCTGCGCGACGTGCGCAACGGCTTCACCATCCCGCCCACGCTGACGGCGAAGACGGTGCTCGACGCCGCCGTGCACCCGGCCTGGTGGATGAACATGCTGACGACGAAGCCGCTGCAGTTCGCGTCGCTGACATCGTGGAAGGGCACCATCGCCGAGCTGCTGGACATGCTGTTCGACCCGACGATGACCATCGACGACCTCGCCTGGCTGCGCTCGATCTGGTCCGGGCCGCTGATCGTCAAGGGCGTCCAGACCGTCGACGACGCGCGGCGGGTGGTCGACGCGGGGGCCGACGCGATCGTGCTGTCGAACCACGGCGGCCGCCAGCTCGACCGCGCGCCGGTGCCGCTGCGGCTGCTGCCCGACGTGGCCGCGGCGGTCGGCGACCGCACCGAGATCTACCTCGACACCGGCATCACCAGCGGCGCTGACATCGTGGCGGCGAAGGCGCTGGGCGCCGACGCCTGCATGGTCGGCCGCGCCTACCTGTACGGCCTGATGGCCGGCGGCGAGCGCGGCGTGGCCCGGGCCGCCGAGATCCTGACCACCGAGGTGCGACGCACCATGCAGCTGCTCGGTGCCCGTACCGTGGACGAGCTGAACCCTGGCCACGTCCGGCTCCCCTGA
- a CDS encoding fumarylacetoacetate hydrolase family protein, whose protein sequence is MQLMRIGDRGAERPAVRADDGTVYDLSSVTGDIDGAFLSGDGVARARAALAEGGLPQLPAGGRVGAPIARPGKVVCIGLNYRDHAAETGAAIPPEPIIFMKAPNTVIGPDDTVLVPRGSVKTDWEVELGVVIGQEARYLDSPEDALGVIAGYAISNDVSEREFQLERGGQWDKGKSCETFNPLGPWLVPADEVDDPGKLGLRLWVNGEQRQDGTTADLIFGIGHVVWYLSQFMVLEPGDLVNTGTPAGVAMGMPGQPYLRAGDVVELEIDGLGRQRQVFADA, encoded by the coding sequence ATGCAACTGATGCGCATCGGTGACCGGGGCGCTGAGCGCCCCGCCGTCCGCGCCGACGACGGCACGGTGTACGACCTGAGCTCGGTCACCGGCGACATCGACGGCGCGTTCCTGTCCGGCGACGGCGTGGCGCGGGCCCGCGCCGCGCTGGCCGAGGGCGGCCTGCCGCAGCTGCCGGCGGGCGGGCGCGTCGGAGCCCCGATCGCCCGTCCCGGCAAGGTGGTGTGCATCGGCCTGAACTACCGCGACCACGCCGCTGAGACCGGCGCGGCGATCCCGCCGGAGCCGATCATCTTCATGAAGGCGCCGAACACCGTCATCGGGCCGGACGACACCGTGCTGGTCCCGCGCGGCAGCGTGAAGACCGACTGGGAGGTCGAGCTGGGTGTCGTCATCGGGCAGGAGGCCCGCTACCTCGACTCCCCCGAGGACGCGCTGGGCGTCATCGCCGGCTACGCCATCTCCAACGACGTCTCGGAGCGCGAGTTCCAGCTCGAGCGCGGCGGCCAGTGGGACAAGGGCAAGTCGTGCGAGACGTTCAACCCGCTCGGCCCGTGGCTGGTGCCGGCCGACGAGGTCGACGACCCCGGCAAGCTGGGGCTGCGCCTGTGGGTGAACGGCGAGCAGCGGCAGGACGGCACCACGGCTGACCTCATCTTCGGCATCGGGCACGTCGTCTGGTACCTGAGCCAGTTCATGGTGCTCGAGCCGGGCGACCTGGTGAACACCGGCACCCCCGCCGGGGTGGCGATGGGCATGCCCGGCCAGCCCTACCTGCGGGCCGGCGACGTCGTGGAGCTGGAGATCGACGGGCTCGGCCGGCAGCGCCAGGTCTTCGCCGACGCGTAG
- a CDS encoding Lsr2 family protein — protein MAQKVQVILLDDLDGGEATETVSFALDGATYEIDLSAKNAGKLRDAMAPYVASARRASARRGRGRAAATGGRASRTDTTAIREWARDQGLKVSDRGRIPSDILAKYESAHG, from the coding sequence ATGGCGCAAAAGGTTCAGGTGATTCTGCTCGACGATCTCGATGGCGGTGAAGCCACCGAGACCGTGAGCTTCGCCTTGGACGGAGCCACGTACGAGATCGATCTGTCGGCCAAGAACGCCGGCAAGCTCCGCGACGCCATGGCGCCCTACGTCGCCTCGGCACGCCGGGCGTCGGCGCGGCGGGGACGAGGGCGGGCCGCCGCCACGGGTGGGCGGGCCAGCCGCACCGACACCACGGCCATCCGTGAATGGGCCCGCGACCAGGGCCTGAAGGTGTCCGACCGGGGTCGCATCCCGTCCGACATCCTGGCGAAGTACGAGTCCGCGCACGGGTGA
- a CDS encoding amino-acid N-acetyltransferase, with protein MTAPADNEPEQRYRVRRARTADVRHIRGLLDGYASQRILLSKETVTLFEDIQEFWVAETVSESSAVGTVIGCGALHVMWEDLAEVRTLAVAPEWRRHGVGHVLLSRLLQVAEELGVVRVFCLTFEVDFFERHGFERVQGTPVDTDVYAQLLRSADEGVAEFLDLDRVKPNTLGNVRMLRRMGTTSQNDQDDSRQAN; from the coding sequence ATGACGGCACCGGCTGATAACGAGCCGGAACAGCGCTATCGGGTACGGCGGGCACGCACCGCCGATGTACGGCACATCCGCGGACTGCTCGACGGTTACGCGTCCCAGCGGATCCTGCTATCGAAAGAGACCGTGACGCTTTTCGAGGACATCCAGGAGTTCTGGGTGGCCGAAACGGTTTCGGAGAGCAGCGCGGTGGGCACTGTCATCGGCTGTGGCGCGTTGCACGTCATGTGGGAGGATCTGGCGGAGGTTCGCACCCTCGCCGTGGCGCCGGAATGGCGGCGCCACGGTGTCGGGCACGTACTGCTCTCCCGCTTGCTGCAGGTGGCCGAAGAACTCGGGGTCGTGCGGGTGTTCTGTCTCACGTTCGAGGTCGACTTCTTCGAGCGGCACGGTTTCGAGCGAGTGCAAGGCACGCCGGTAGACACCGACGTCTACGCACAGTTGTTGCGCTCGGCGGACGAAGGCGTTGCGGAGTTCCTCGACCTCGACCGGGTGAAGCCGAATACTCTGGGTAACGTGCGGATGCTTCGTCGAATGGGTACCACGTCACAAAACGACCAGGACGACTCGCGGCAGGCGAATTGA
- the lysS gene encoding lysine--tRNA ligase, protein MSGQPPTDDQDLPEQLRIRREKRAELLASGQPPYRLGFPRSHTFEALRAAYPDLPPGAETGDRASVAGRVIFLRNTGKLCFARLREGDGTELQVMLSLDRVGEESLASWKHLVDIGDHVGVEGEVIVSKRGELSVSAERWTMLSKALRPLPVAHKDLNEETRVRQRYVDLIVNPDARAMVRTRAVVTRSIRETLHRHGFIEVETPVLQLIHGGASARPFQTHLNAFDIPMTLRIALELYLKRAIVGGVDKVYEIGRIFRNEGIDSTHSPEFTMLEAYEAYGDYDTMAELIRDLVVDAARAVGRTVVPDGRGGEIDLEGPWQHLTLHEAVSGAVGETVTIDTPVERLRELAEKHEVGLDPSWGHGEVVLELFEKLAEHTFMTPTFIRDYPEEARPLARPHRDDPRLTEAWDLVIRGVEMGVAYSELVDPVLQRDRLTAQSLRAAAGDPEAMQLDEDFLRSLEYGMPPTGGMGLGIDRLMILLTDSGIRETILFPLVKPE, encoded by the coding sequence ATGAGTGGACAGCCGCCGACCGACGATCAGGATTTGCCCGAGCAACTGCGCATCCGGCGCGAGAAGCGCGCGGAGTTGCTCGCCTCGGGGCAGCCGCCGTATCGTCTCGGATTCCCGCGCAGCCACACGTTCGAGGCGCTGCGGGCGGCATATCCCGACTTGCCCCCCGGCGCCGAAACCGGCGACCGCGCGTCCGTCGCGGGCCGGGTGATCTTCCTGCGCAACACCGGCAAACTCTGTTTTGCCCGGCTGCGTGAAGGCGACGGCACCGAACTCCAGGTCATGCTCTCGCTCGATCGCGTCGGTGAGGAGAGCCTTGCCTCCTGGAAGCACCTGGTCGACATCGGCGATCACGTGGGCGTCGAGGGCGAGGTCATCGTCAGTAAGCGCGGTGAGCTGTCGGTGTCGGCCGAGCGCTGGACCATGCTTTCCAAGGCGCTGCGGCCGCTGCCGGTGGCGCACAAGGATTTGAATGAGGAAACCCGGGTCCGGCAGCGTTACGTCGACCTCATCGTCAATCCGGACGCCCGGGCCATGGTGCGAACTCGCGCCGTCGTCACCCGGTCGATCCGCGAAACGCTGCATCGGCACGGGTTCATCGAGGTCGAGACGCCGGTGCTGCAGCTGATCCACGGCGGGGCGTCGGCGCGTCCTTTCCAGACGCATCTCAATGCGTTCGACATTCCGATGACGTTGCGTATCGCCCTCGAGCTGTACCTCAAGCGGGCCATCGTCGGCGGCGTCGACAAGGTCTACGAGATCGGCCGCATTTTTCGAAACGAGGGTATCGATTCCACGCACAGCCCCGAGTTCACCATGCTCGAGGCGTACGAGGCCTACGGCGACTACGACACCATGGCCGAGCTCATCCGCGACCTCGTCGTCGACGCCGCGCGCGCGGTCGGCCGCACGGTGGTGCCCGACGGCCGCGGCGGCGAGATCGACCTCGAGGGTCCCTGGCAGCACCTGACGCTGCACGAGGCCGTCTCGGGGGCCGTCGGCGAGACGGTCACCATCGATACCCCGGTCGAGCGGCTGCGCGAGCTGGCCGAGAAGCACGAGGTCGGGCTGGACCCGTCGTGGGGCCACGGCGAGGTCGTGCTGGAGCTGTTCGAGAAGCTGGCCGAGCACACGTTCATGACGCCCACGTTCATCCGCGACTATCCGGAGGAGGCGCGGCCGCTGGCCCGTCCACACCGCGACGACCCCCGGCTCACCGAGGCGTGGGACCTCGTCATCCGCGGCGTCGAGATGGGCGTGGCCTACTCCGAGCTGGTCGACCCCGTCCTGCAGCGCGATCGGCTGACGGCGCAGTCGCTCAGGGCGGCCGCCGGCGACCCCGAGGCCATGCAACTCGACGAGGACTTCCTCCGCTCGCTCGAATACGGCATGCCCCCCACCGGCGGCATGGGCCTGGGAATCGACCGCCTGATGATCCTGCTCACCGACTCCGGCATTCGCGAGACGATCCTGTTCCCGCTGGTGAAGCCGGAATGA
- a CDS encoding NAD(P)-dependent oxidoreductase, translated as MRVFLAGATGALGRSLVPLLIKAGHEVTGTTRSAAKVADLNAAGAEGVVMDGLDAASVAAAVRAARPDVIVHQQSALSDQSGNMKRFDRDFATTNRLRIEGTDHLLAAARETGVTRFVAQSYTGWPNARSGGPVKTEDDPLEPNPESACSQTMRGIQHLERVTTGTPGIDGLALRYGTFYGHGTGLTSEKFAGLMRKRQLPIVGGGTAIWTVIHIDDAARATLAAIEGGAPGIYNIVDDDPAPAADVLTTLAAAFEAKPPRRLPTWLARPLMGDFGIAFMTSLRGSSNVKAKRELGWKPEHPSWRQGFYEQ; from the coding sequence ATGCGAGTCTTCCTGGCCGGTGCCACCGGCGCCCTGGGGCGGTCCCTCGTCCCGCTGCTGATCAAGGCCGGCCACGAGGTGACCGGCACGACGCGCTCGGCGGCGAAGGTCGCCGACCTGAACGCCGCCGGCGCCGAGGGCGTCGTCATGGACGGGCTGGACGCTGCCAGCGTGGCGGCCGCGGTCCGCGCCGCCCGCCCGGACGTCATCGTGCATCAGCAGAGCGCGCTGAGCGACCAGAGCGGCAACATGAAGCGGTTCGACCGCGACTTCGCCACCACCAACCGGCTGCGCATCGAGGGCACCGACCACCTGCTGGCGGCGGCTCGCGAGACCGGGGTGACCCGGTTCGTCGCACAGAGCTACACCGGCTGGCCCAACGCCCGCAGCGGCGGCCCGGTGAAGACCGAGGACGACCCGCTCGAGCCGAACCCGGAGTCGGCCTGCAGTCAGACCATGCGTGGCATCCAGCACCTGGAGCGGGTCACGACCGGCACACCCGGAATCGACGGGCTGGCGCTGCGCTACGGCACGTTCTACGGCCACGGCACCGGGCTGACCAGCGAGAAGTTCGCCGGCCTGATGCGCAAGCGGCAGTTGCCGATCGTCGGCGGCGGCACGGCCATCTGGACCGTCATCCACATCGACGACGCCGCCCGCGCCACACTGGCCGCGATCGAGGGCGGTGCCCCCGGCATCTACAACATCGTCGACGACGACCCGGCGCCGGCCGCTGACGTGCTGACCACGCTCGCCGCGGCGTTCGAGGCGAAGCCGCCGCGGCGCCTGCCCACCTGGCTGGCCCGGCCGTTGATGGGCGACTTCGGCATCGCCTTCATGACCTCACTGCGCGGTTCGTCGAACGTCAAGGCCAAGCGCGAGCTGGGTTGGAAGCCGGAGCATCCGAGTTGGCGGCAGGGATTCTACGAGCAGTAG
- a CDS encoding RNA polymerase sigma-70 factor: MTDLAVAHDDLRPLMFSVAYRMLGSVSEAEDVVQEAFLRMHRASQSGTRADNPEAYATTVTTRLAIDALRSARHRREQYVGPWLPEPLLATDDDPARRVELTESLSTAFLVVLETLSPVERAVFLLREVFGYGYGEIAAIVQRSEANCRQLMTRARKHIEERRPRFEPSRDHRDELARTFFAALDDGDVGALERLLADDVEFQGDGGGITAAVRKPLTGALQVARFLANLGRTGAQLGATVTPVTVNGQPGARVSDPDGAVIGVLSLTIADGRVVGVHNQINPEKLHHLGPVGDLNALMEQR; encoded by the coding sequence GTGACCGATCTCGCGGTCGCCCACGACGACCTCCGGCCGCTGATGTTCTCAGTGGCTTACCGCATGCTGGGCAGCGTCAGCGAAGCCGAGGACGTCGTCCAGGAGGCGTTCCTGCGCATGCACCGCGCGTCCCAGTCCGGCACGCGTGCCGACAACCCCGAGGCGTACGCCACCACCGTCACCACCCGGCTGGCCATCGACGCGCTGCGCTCGGCCCGGCACCGGCGTGAGCAGTACGTCGGGCCGTGGCTGCCGGAACCGCTGCTGGCCACGGACGACGACCCGGCGCGGCGGGTCGAGCTGACCGAGTCGCTGTCGACGGCGTTCCTCGTCGTGCTGGAGACGCTGTCACCGGTCGAGCGGGCGGTGTTCCTGCTGCGCGAGGTGTTCGGCTACGGCTACGGCGAGATCGCGGCGATCGTGCAGCGCAGCGAGGCCAACTGCCGGCAGCTGATGACCCGCGCCCGCAAGCACATCGAGGAGCGACGGCCGCGGTTCGAGCCGTCGCGGGACCACCGCGACGAACTGGCCCGCACGTTCTTCGCCGCCCTCGACGACGGCGACGTCGGCGCGCTGGAGCGGCTGCTCGCCGACGACGTCGAGTTCCAGGGCGACGGCGGCGGCATCACCGCGGCGGTGCGCAAGCCACTGACCGGCGCGCTGCAGGTGGCCCGGTTCCTGGCCAACCTGGGCCGCACCGGCGCGCAGCTCGGGGCGACGGTGACCCCGGTGACGGTGAACGGCCAGCCCGGCGCCCGGGTGTCCGACCCCGACGGCGCGGTGATCGGCGTGCTGTCGCTCACCATCGCCGACGGCCGCGTGGTGGGCGTGCACAACCAGATCAACCCCGAGAAGCTGCATCACCTCGGCCCGGTCGGCGACCTCAACGCCCTGATGGAGCAGCGCTAG
- a CDS encoding type III pantothenate kinase yields MLLAIDVGNTETVIGLLDGLEVRHHWRVATMPSRTTDEFMALLRGLFAGTDEPIDGVAICSTVPVVQRQVRWLTERYFADVPALLVEPGVKTGVPILMDNPREVGTDRIVNALAAMHKYGTGRPCIIVDFGTATTFDVVSARGEYVGGAIAPGIDVSLEALRNAAAQLRRVELVRPRSVIAKNTVEALQSGALYGFSAQVDGVVTRMATELGVGLDGVTVIGTGGLAPLVLDEAATITYHEPWLTLMGLRLVFDRNHPA; encoded by the coding sequence ATGCTGCTGGCGATCGACGTCGGTAACACCGAGACCGTCATCGGACTGCTCGACGGCCTCGAGGTGCGCCACCACTGGCGCGTGGCGACCATGCCCTCGCGCACCACCGACGAGTTCATGGCGCTGCTGCGCGGGCTGTTCGCGGGGACCGACGAGCCGATCGACGGCGTCGCCATCTGCTCGACGGTCCCCGTGGTGCAGCGCCAGGTGCGGTGGCTGACGGAGCGCTACTTCGCCGACGTGCCGGCGCTGCTGGTCGAGCCCGGCGTCAAGACCGGCGTCCCGATCCTCATGGACAACCCGCGCGAGGTCGGCACCGACCGCATCGTCAACGCGCTCGCCGCCATGCACAAGTACGGCACCGGGCGGCCGTGCATCATCGTCGACTTCGGCACCGCCACCACGTTCGACGTCGTCTCGGCCCGCGGTGAATACGTCGGCGGCGCCATCGCTCCCGGCATCGACGTGTCGCTGGAGGCGCTGCGCAACGCCGCGGCCCAGCTGCGCCGGGTCGAACTGGTCCGGCCCCGGTCGGTCATCGCCAAGAACACGGTCGAGGCGTTGCAGTCCGGCGCACTGTACGGCTTCAGCGCCCAGGTCGACGGTGTCGTCACCCGCATGGCGACGGAGCTGGGGGTGGGACTCGACGGTGTCACGGTGATCGGGACGGGTGGGCTGGCGCCGCTGGTGCTGGACGAGGCGGCGACGATCACGTACCACGAGCCGTGGCTGACGCTGATGGGCCTGCGGCTCGTCTTCGACCGCAACCACCCCGCCTAG
- the nadC gene encoding carboxylating nicotinate-nucleotide diphosphorylase — MSLPEPVTLALSEAGLDPRYVEDLVRATLEEDLGGGADVTTVATVPADQLAVAVLGAREAGVLAGLPVAEAVFAATDPGVEIERHAADGAELQVGAKVLTVHGRARQLLLAERTALNLASRLSGIATATRSWVDALAGTTAAVRDTRKTTPLLRPLEKYAVRVGGGVNHRSTLSESALIKDNHIVAAGGITAAFEAVRRAYPDLTVEVEVDDVDGAREAVEAGADLVLLDNFTVDDVLEAVKVVDGRARLEVSGGLTLAQAGAYAATGVDYLSTGALTHSVQALDLGLDVVEAS; from the coding sequence ATGAGTCTGCCCGAGCCCGTGACACTCGCGCTGAGCGAGGCGGGTCTCGACCCCCGATACGTCGAGGATCTCGTCCGGGCCACGCTGGAGGAGGACCTCGGCGGCGGCGCGGACGTCACCACGGTGGCGACGGTGCCCGCCGACCAGCTCGCGGTCGCGGTGCTCGGCGCCCGCGAGGCCGGCGTGCTGGCCGGCCTCCCGGTGGCCGAGGCGGTCTTCGCCGCCACCGACCCCGGTGTCGAGATCGAGCGGCACGCCGCTGACGGCGCGGAGCTGCAGGTCGGCGCGAAGGTGCTGACGGTGCACGGCCGCGCCCGCCAGCTGCTGCTGGCCGAGCGGACCGCGCTGAACCTCGCAAGCCGGCTGTCCGGCATCGCCACCGCCACCCGGTCCTGGGTCGACGCGCTGGCCGGCACCACCGCCGCCGTCCGCGACACCCGCAAGACCACGCCGTTGCTGCGCCCGCTGGAGAAGTACGCGGTGCGGGTCGGCGGCGGGGTCAACCACCGGTCGACGCTGTCAGAGTCGGCGCTGATCAAGGACAACCACATCGTCGCGGCCGGAGGCATCACGGCAGCCTTCGAGGCGGTCCGGCGGGCCTACCCCGACCTCACCGTCGAGGTCGAGGTCGACGACGTCGACGGCGCTCGCGAGGCGGTCGAGGCCGGCGCCGACCTCGTCCTGCTCGACAACTTCACCGTCGACGACGTGCTCGAGGCGGTGAAGGTCGTCGACGGACGGGCCCGGCTCGAGGTCAGCGGCGGGCTGACGCTGGCGCAGGCCGGCGCGTACGCCGCCACCGGCGTCGACTACCTGTCCACCGGCGCGCTGACCCACTCGGTGCAGGCACTGGACCTCGGCCTGGACGTCGTCGAGGCCTCCTGA